A window of Prosthecobacter sp. SYSU 5D2 contains these coding sequences:
- the waaF gene encoding lipopolysaccharide heptosyltransferase II: MGKASTPKNKTLQLISHWLVYALFRCIEGLLWLLPVEFIWYLGRVLGSIGFYILPKYRRLAKHNLQIAFGREKSAHWIHHTAKAHFQSLVTNVLCGFKLPMMDKEDVLRRVTVEGMNHTHEAMAKKKPILYLICHLSCWEILTQVPSLFVFDRKPATVYQPLRNPFLNALVLRRRRKLGYTLFDRQDGFTGPMRHMKEGGCLGVLVDQHAGDHGVWVPFFDRLASTTPIAAMMAQRSRGVLMPLAIYDDGPGRWRMVCSPPVDTEEIKQSVDGLTTWMNRSVEMMVRRQPENWFWVHNRWKLPKPRFLLQGYKRGIAYPADYDHSKLQPFELLVRSPNWLGDACMAFPTVRAMKAGRPDCKVTVFGPEKLRELWESQPEVDRYIGKENKEGLLSVARRIKKTGIRFDAAILLTNSTRSTLEFWLAGIPRLVGYKGSLRSRFLTQIVKEPKKVAGPPMHHTLRYLHVAKTCGADTENSIQFSVSSVQSSGGSIQSEGRLNTENGILNTENRTLNTAVRVGICAGAEYGQAKRWPMDRFAEVMKQVSARYPEIEWVFFGAPGEAAMGEQLSQMVGEVRHTNLVGKTKLSALITELRTCRLLVTNDTGTMHLAAALGVPTVSIFGSTEPVLTGPLGPQHTVIRHHVPCSPCFKRECPFGHYNCMTLITPGQVAAAVEDRLASQPLQT, from the coding sequence ATGGGCAAGGCCTCCACCCCGAAAAACAAAACTCTCCAGCTCATCAGCCACTGGCTGGTGTATGCGCTGTTTCGCTGCATCGAGGGCCTGCTGTGGCTGCTGCCGGTGGAGTTCATCTGGTACCTGGGGCGCGTCCTGGGCAGCATCGGCTTTTACATCCTGCCAAAATACCGGCGGCTGGCCAAGCATAACCTCCAAATCGCCTTTGGCCGGGAAAAGTCGGCGCATTGGATCCACCATACGGCCAAGGCGCACTTCCAGTCCCTGGTGACGAATGTTTTATGCGGCTTCAAACTGCCCATGATGGACAAGGAGGACGTGCTGCGCCGCGTCACTGTGGAGGGGATGAACCACACCCATGAGGCGATGGCTAAAAAGAAGCCCATCCTTTACCTGATCTGCCACCTGAGCTGCTGGGAGATTCTAACCCAGGTGCCTTCACTATTCGTCTTCGACCGCAAACCAGCCACGGTTTATCAGCCGCTGCGCAATCCCTTTTTGAATGCCCTGGTCCTGCGCCGCCGCCGCAAGCTGGGATATACCCTTTTTGACCGCCAGGATGGCTTCACCGGCCCCATGAGGCATATGAAGGAAGGCGGCTGCCTGGGCGTGCTGGTGGACCAGCATGCCGGGGATCACGGAGTCTGGGTGCCCTTTTTCGACCGCCTGGCCTCCACCACCCCCATCGCAGCGATGATGGCCCAGCGCAGCCGCGGAGTGCTGATGCCGCTGGCCATTTATGATGACGGTCCCGGCCGCTGGCGCATGGTGTGCAGTCCGCCAGTGGATACGGAGGAGATCAAGCAATCCGTGGACGGCCTGACCACCTGGATGAACCGCAGCGTGGAAATGATGGTGCGCCGCCAGCCGGAAAACTGGTTCTGGGTGCATAACCGCTGGAAGCTGCCCAAGCCCCGCTTTCTCCTCCAAGGGTATAAGCGCGGCATCGCTTATCCGGCAGACTACGACCATTCCAAATTGCAGCCCTTTGAGCTGCTGGTCCGCTCGCCGAACTGGCTGGGAGATGCCTGCATGGCCTTCCCCACCGTACGTGCCATGAAGGCAGGCCGCCCGGACTGCAAAGTGACCGTCTTCGGTCCTGAAAAACTGCGTGAGCTGTGGGAATCCCAGCCCGAGGTGGACCGCTACATTGGCAAGGAGAACAAGGAGGGCCTGTTGAGCGTCGCCCGCCGCATCAAGAAAACAGGCATCCGTTTTGATGCCGCCATCCTGCTCACCAATTCCACCCGCAGCACGCTGGAATTCTGGCTCGCCGGCATCCCCCGCCTCGTCGGCTACAAAGGCTCCCTGCGCTCCCGCTTTCTCACCCAGATCGTCAAAGAGCCGAAGAAAGTCGCCGGACCGCCGATGCATCATACGCTGCGGTATCTGCATGTGGCCAAGACTTGCGGGGCGGATACGGAGAACAGTATTCAGTTTTCAGTCTCCAGTGTTCAGTCTTCAGGAGGCAGTATTCAGTCCGAGGGCAGGCTGAATACTGAAAACGGAATACTGAATACTGAAAACCGAACACTGAACACTGCCGTGCGTGTCGGCATCTGCGCCGGGGCGGAATACGGGCAGGCCAAGCGCTGGCCCATGGACCGCTTTGCAGAGGTGATGAAACAGGTCTCCGCCCGCTATCCGGAGATCGAATGGGTTTTCTTCGGTGCTCCGGGCGAGGCGGCGATGGGTGAGCAGCTTTCCCAAATGGTGGGCGAGGTGAGGCATACAAACCTCGTTGGCAAAACCAAACTCTCCGCCCTCATCACCGAGCTGCGCACCTGCCGCCTGCTCGTCACCAACGATACCGGCACCATGCACCTGGCCGCCGCCCTGGGCGTGCCCACTGTCAGCATCTTCGGCTCCACCGAACCCGTCCTCACCGGCCCGCTCGGCCCCCAGCACACCGTCATCCGCCATCACGTGCCGTGCAGCCCCTGCTTCAAGCGCGAGTGCCCCTTTGGCCACTACAACTGCATGACCCTCATCACCCCCGGCCAGGTCGCGGCGGCGGTGGAGGACAGGCTTGCCAGCCAGCCACTTCAGACGTAA
- a CDS encoding TIM barrel protein: MSDRRSFLKNAALIGGSLALGSPALAAKPRTNELCFFTKHLQGLPYDEIASLAVEMGVNGIEAPIRPKGHIEPEAVETELPKFVEALKKQGLNLSIMTSGINEVSAEQHTEKVLRTAAGLGIKRFRMSYFKYDLDKPIWPQLQDIKPKIKDLVQLCQEIGIQPLFQNHSGKDYVAAPIWDMYSIMREYDPKQFSFVFDILHATVEGGSAWPINAKLTEGHWGAVYFKDFQWIGRKSQTCPLGTGQVNPAFAKMLVKNNYSGPISLHLEYLKGDAKSPAFIKECREAHLRDLKVLKEWMGWS; encoded by the coding sequence ATGTCTGACCGCCGCTCCTTTTTGAAAAACGCCGCCCTTATCGGCGGATCCCTCGCCCTCGGCAGCCCCGCTCTCGCGGCCAAACCCCGGACCAATGAACTGTGCTTTTTCACCAAGCACCTCCAGGGCCTGCCCTATGATGAGATCGCCAGCCTAGCGGTGGAAATGGGCGTGAACGGCATTGAGGCCCCTATCCGCCCCAAAGGTCACATCGAGCCTGAGGCTGTGGAAACTGAGCTGCCTAAATTCGTCGAAGCCCTGAAAAAACAGGGGCTTAACCTCAGCATCATGACCTCTGGCATCAATGAGGTCAGCGCGGAGCAGCATACGGAAAAAGTCCTTCGCACCGCCGCCGGGCTGGGCATCAAGCGCTTCCGCATGAGCTACTTCAAGTATGATCTGGACAAGCCCATCTGGCCCCAGCTCCAGGACATCAAACCGAAAATCAAAGACCTCGTCCAGCTCTGCCAGGAGATCGGCATCCAGCCGCTGTTCCAGAACCATTCCGGCAAGGACTACGTGGCCGCGCCCATCTGGGACATGTATTCCATCATGCGCGAATACGATCCCAAGCAGTTCTCCTTCGTCTTCGACATTCTCCATGCCACCGTGGAGGGCGGTTCCGCCTGGCCCATCAATGCCAAGCTGACCGAAGGGCATTGGGGTGCCGTTTATTTCAAGGACTTCCAGTGGATTGGCCGCAAATCCCAGACCTGCCCGCTGGGCACCGGCCAGGTGAATCCGGCCTTTGCCAAAATGCTGGTCAAAAATAACTACAGCGGCCCCATTTCCCTGCACCTGGAGTATCTGAAAGGCGATGCCAAGAGCCCGGCCTTCATCAAAGAATGCCGCGAAGCGCATCTGCGCGACCTGAAGGTGCTGAAGGAGTGGATGGGCTGGAGCTGA
- a CDS encoding DUF2071 domain-containing protein — MVPTPASRLLLREIPPLPAVMYQKWEKLLFLHWAFEPGLIQKTLPPGLTVDAFDGQAWVAIVPFLMRGIRPRFLPAVGGISNFLELNLRTYVHDDHGRAGVWFYSLDCNQPLAVKIARSLFHLPYQHARMTSGKAADGLYKYASQRAGDEVVSKFKYQPAGESFEAAPGSLEFHLAERYLLFSKTPRGLRMGRVHHRPYPLARAELRQWDTRPFVLNGLPVPDRTPDHVLASSGVEVKVYPLQTLDG; from the coding sequence ATGGTTCCCACGCCCGCCTCCCGTCTCCTGCTCCGCGAGATTCCACCCCTGCCGGCGGTGATGTATCAGAAGTGGGAGAAGCTGCTCTTTTTGCATTGGGCGTTTGAGCCTGGGCTGATCCAGAAGACCCTGCCTCCCGGTCTGACGGTGGATGCCTTTGATGGCCAGGCCTGGGTGGCCATCGTGCCCTTTCTGATGCGGGGCATCCGTCCGCGCTTCCTGCCTGCCGTGGGAGGCATAAGCAATTTTTTGGAACTAAACCTCCGGACCTATGTGCATGATGACCATGGTCGGGCAGGGGTGTGGTTTTATTCCCTGGATTGCAACCAGCCGCTCGCGGTGAAGATCGCCCGTAGTCTTTTTCATCTGCCTTATCAGCATGCGCGCATGACTTCGGGAAAGGCCGCTGATGGCCTTTACAAGTATGCTTCGCAGAGGGCAGGGGATGAAGTGGTCTCAAAGTTTAAATATCAACCGGCTGGCGAAAGCTTTGAAGCCGCACCGGGCAGCCTGGAGTTTCATCTGGCAGAACGATACCTGCTTTTTTCCAAAACGCCGCGCGGACTGCGCATGGGGCGTGTGCATCACCGGCCGTATCCGTTGGCCAGGGCGGAACTTCGTCAATGGGACACCCGTCCCTTTGTTCTCAATGGCCTGCCCGTGCCCGACCGGACTCCTGATCACGTCCTCGCCTCCTCCGGGGTGGAGGTGAAGGTGTACCCTTTGCAGACTCTTGACGGATGA
- a CDS encoding adenylate/guanylate cyclase domain-containing protein produces MPAFLRAHDKGVEHSLEDFTLLGRSPDATIRLTDAGVSRQHATIRRDGTLYWVSDLGSANGSFVNDVAVTTARALRHGDRIQLGTCIFIFETDEGEGAQSGGSGTQMLHTVALPMRSVTATLLVGDLRNFTNLSARLSAEQVATMLREWYADCERILKPRGAIIDKFIGDGVFAYWVGDSAEIRSQATEAARLLSSPEASESPVRKMMRDDMNMEVYCHVGLNIGGVALGAMGRGVNTAVGEAVNVTFRIESLTRKLQVPVLAGASFLAGWPDGLKDYKNVGIHPVKGQPEPVEVYALVESNPVLE; encoded by the coding sequence ATGCCTGCCTTTCTCCGAGCTCACGACAAAGGAGTGGAGCACTCACTCGAGGACTTCACGCTCCTGGGCCGTAGCCCTGATGCCACCATCCGCCTCACTGATGCAGGTGTCTCCCGGCAGCACGCCACTATCCGCCGTGACGGCACTCTCTACTGGGTGTCTGACCTGGGCAGCGCCAATGGCAGCTTCGTCAATGACGTGGCCGTGACCACCGCGCGCGCCCTCCGGCATGGGGACCGCATCCAGCTCGGCACCTGCATTTTCATTTTTGAGACGGATGAAGGCGAAGGTGCCCAGAGCGGCGGCAGCGGCACGCAGATGCTGCATACGGTGGCCCTGCCCATGCGCAGTGTCACAGCCACCCTCCTGGTAGGAGACCTGCGCAATTTCACCAACCTTTCCGCCCGGCTCAGCGCCGAACAGGTGGCCACCATGCTGCGCGAGTGGTATGCAGACTGCGAGCGCATTCTGAAGCCGCGCGGGGCCATCATTGACAAGTTCATCGGCGACGGTGTCTTCGCCTACTGGGTGGGGGATTCCGCAGAGATCCGCAGCCAGGCCACGGAGGCCGCCCGCCTGCTCAGCAGCCCGGAGGCCAGCGAATCCCCAGTGCGCAAAATGATGCGCGATGACATGAACATGGAAGTCTATTGCCATGTTGGTCTGAACATCGGTGGCGTCGCACTCGGGGCCATGGGCCGCGGGGTGAATACCGCCGTCGGCGAGGCCGTGAATGTGACCTTCCGCATCGAAAGCCTGACCCGCAAGCTTCAGGTCCCTGTGCTGGCCGGTGCCTCCTTCCTGGCTGGCTGGCCCGATGGTCTCAAGGACTATAAAAACGTCGGCATCCATCCTGTCAAAGGCCAGCCTGAGCCGGTGGAAGTTTACGCCCTGGTTGAGAGCAATCCTGTGCTGGAGTGA
- a CDS encoding PQQ-binding-like beta-propeller repeat protein — protein sequence MRFAFLFLSVSALASSLLMAADWPQFLGPQRNGIAAAEEPALNGHFKSDIQPLWEKNIGAGFAGPVVSGGKVILFHREGSDMTTEAVEAKTGKVLWRTVYITDYVDSFGFDNGPRAVPAVADGRVFTHGPEGRVTAMDLETGKEIWAYDTASAVNSQPGFFGRAPSPLVVGDKVIIAAGGSLDDKPAGLIALDVATGKLVWNSTDDEAGYASPVILGDMVLSWMRNKLWLVNPETGFVLASIPLRASMEASVNAATPIPCGDGRWFVTAGYGVGANLYKISPLKQPTFEPVWQKQDVMDCHYSTPVYHDGYLYGFDGRQETGQKLRCIQVATGKVCWDSPGIPGGTLLLAGDKLLVVTEQGELWIVKATPEKFDQLTAIQILRSSHRSHAAFANGILYARDTEKVVAIPLGGE from the coding sequence ATGCGGTTTGCCTTCCTTTTCCTTTCTGTCAGTGCCCTCGCTTCGTCGCTTTTGATGGCAGCGGACTGGCCACAGTTTCTGGGACCCCAGCGCAATGGCATCGCCGCTGCTGAAGAGCCTGCTTTGAATGGCCACTTCAAGAGTGACATCCAGCCGCTTTGGGAAAAGAACATCGGTGCCGGTTTCGCAGGCCCGGTGGTCAGCGGCGGCAAAGTCATCCTCTTTCATCGTGAAGGAAGTGACATGACCACCGAGGCCGTCGAGGCAAAAACCGGCAAGGTGCTCTGGCGCACCGTTTACATCACCGACTACGTGGACAGCTTCGGCTTCGACAACGGCCCACGCGCGGTGCCTGCCGTGGCAGATGGGCGCGTCTTCACCCATGGTCCTGAGGGGCGTGTGACCGCGATGGACCTGGAAACAGGCAAAGAAATCTGGGCCTATGACACCGCCTCCGCCGTGAACTCCCAGCCCGGTTTCTTTGGCCGCGCACCCTCGCCCCTGGTGGTGGGGGACAAGGTCATCATCGCCGCCGGCGGCAGTCTCGATGACAAACCGGCGGGCCTGATCGCCTTGGATGTGGCCACAGGCAAGCTGGTCTGGAACAGCACCGATGACGAGGCCGGTTATGCTTCCCCGGTTATTTTGGGAGACATGGTCCTGTCCTGGATGCGCAACAAGCTCTGGCTGGTGAATCCTGAAACCGGGTTCGTGCTCGCTAGCATCCCCCTGCGCGCCAGCATGGAGGCCTCCGTGAATGCCGCCACTCCCATCCCCTGCGGCGATGGGCGCTGGTTTGTCACCGCCGGTTATGGCGTGGGAGCTAATTTATACAAAATCTCCCCGTTGAAGCAGCCCACCTTTGAGCCTGTGTGGCAGAAGCAGGACGTCATGGACTGCCATTACAGCACGCCCGTTTATCATGACGGGTATCTGTATGGCTTTGATGGCCGCCAGGAGACCGGGCAGAAGCTGCGCTGCATTCAGGTGGCCACCGGCAAAGTCTGCTGGGATTCCCCCGGCATCCCTGGCGGTACCCTGCTCCTGGCCGGGGACAAGCTCCTGGTCGTGACCGAGCAAGGAGAACTCTGGATCGTGAAGGCCACACCGGAAAAATTCGACCAGCTCACCGCCATCCAGATCCTGCGCTCCAGCCACCGCAGCCACGCGGCCTTTGCGAATGGCATTTTGTATGCACGCGATACCGAAAAGGTGGTGGCCATCCCGCTGGGTGGGGAGTGA